The segment CAATGGCACAGGTGATGACATTGGGATTAATAATTCGTTCATATTAGTTACCTCCCTGACCTATTTTTTCCAGATACTTAGCAAGATAGAGCTTTTCTTCCTCATTCCCCACAAATGGAGGCATAAGTGGATTGGCGTTGAGATCGCCAAGCATACCTTTTAAATCTTCCGCAGCCATACCCTCAACTTTTGGTTTCATTGCATTGAAACCGTTTGGCATATGGCATATTCTACATTGAGAATTGAAGATCGATTTACCCTTCTCAATATCGTCGTTTGAATTTAACACATTCGCCCACTTAGCATGTTTTAAAAAGGACTCCGATGAAATCTTCTCCACATCTTTTTTAAATATACCATTCGAGTAGATAATATCATAAATCACATAAGGCTTTCTAACCCTTTCCCTAGTAAACTCATAATATCCAAATGCTGCTTGACCAATTATCAAAAGTATAAGCGCAAAAATAATATTCATATACTTCGGTATAGCCATCATGGTGATTATAGATAATACCACAAGTAACACAGTCAGATAAATAGAATTTTTAAAGAAACTGGATAGTATAACGTTACCTCCAAGGAAGTTGCTTCTTGTTGCTTCAGGTATAGAATACACCCACCAATACATACCTAAAAAGGTTAATACAGCACCAATGATAACAAAATATCCAGAGAATCTACCAAAGACTTTTTTAACTTCTGCTTTGCTAAAGGAGAGGATTAACGTTGCATATATTCCAGCTAATATTAATGTAATACCAGTTCTTCCCAAAAGAGATGGCCAAAAGGTTGGATTAAAAAATCCGCTCCAAAAACTATGATCTTCAAGAAACTTTCCAGGTGTGAGTTGAAAAGTCAAAATACCATTTATAATAAATAAACTCATCCATCCACCGATAAAATACAACCAACCCCACAACTGATGTGTGCTATCAGATACTTTCCCCCATGTATAATAGTAGACCAAAATTGCAACTATTTCGAGAACAAAGAAAACCCACTCACTTGCCCATCCCCAGACAAAAGTATGTATAAGTGAAGCCGTTCCCACAGGTGATACAAGTGCAATTGTAAACCATATCCCAACCCCACTAAGAGCCCCCAAAATTGCCGAGATTAGAAGAATAAGAGCACTACTTTTTTTCACGAAAAGTTTGTAATCTTGATCACCAGATTTAATCGCCAATCTTTCAGCCAAAACAACATAAAGCCCCATACCGATTGCAAAATGGGATATAAAAACATGAAAAACAGCAACAATGGCAATTAGCTGAGCCCCAGCAAGAGACTCACTGACCCATACAGGATAGTCCATAACTAACCCCCTTTTTTTAAAATATTAAACGATACTCATTATATATTTATTATAATCACATAAATTTATTTTTCAATAAAATTCATACCTGACTTAAAAAACAATACGATAACTTACTGCTAAAATTATCTTTAAAATAATCACAAATACGATTAAAAAAACATCAGATGAGTTTCATAATCTCTTAACAATAGGAGTAAACGCCTTTGAGCCTATAATAACTTCCTCCCCAATATTTAAATCTTCCACTGTGGCAACCTCCACCAGATTACCATTAATATCAACAGTAACTATATTAAAAACATCACTCTTTCTTATATCAAGGATTGTTCCAAAAAAAGAGAACTTCCCTGATAAATTTTTTTCAATGAATACTTCACGGGGTGTGCCTATCTTCCGAACTTTACCATCTTCAAGATAAACCACCTTTTCTGACATTTTAAATACCTCTGGTTTGTCATGTGAAACAAGTATGGTGGTCAAGCCATATCTTCTATGAATCTCTTTTACCTCATCCTGAAGCTTTAACCGTATCGAGAAATCAAGAGCTGAAAGCGGTTCGTCCAACAAAAGTATTTCAGGATTTCTTATGATAGATCTAACAAGCGCAACCCGCTGTTGCTGTCCCCCTGATAATGATGATGGATACCTATCTTTGAGCTCATAAAGCTCCACAAGCTTTAATATTTCATTCGCTTTTGATAACTGGCCTTTATCTGCTGCATATGCAATATTTTCATATACCGTCATATTTGGAAAAAGTGCATAGTTTTGGAATACAAATCCCACGCTTCTCTTTTGCGGTGGCAAATTGATCCCTGAAGATGAATCAAAATATATCTTATCCCCAAATCTAATGATACCCTCATCAGGTTCCAAAAGACCTGCAATCATCCTTAGAACGGTAGTCTTTCCAGAACCTGATTTACCAAAAATAGTCAAAAACTCCCCTTTTTCTATCTTTAAATCAACATCCAGAGTAAAATTACCTTTATAACCCACCAATTCTTTTCTAACATTCACCTCTATCATGACTACATCCCTGTTTCAAATCTTTTATTAAACATATAAACAACTAGTAATGTAAAGAAGGATATTGCAAAAAGTATTGCCGCATACACATGGGCTGTTGTATAATCTATCTTTTCCACAGCATCATATATGGCTATGGATACAACTTTAGTCTCACCATCAATACTACCTCCAACCATAAGCACAACTCCAAATTCTCCAATCGTATGAGCAAATGACAAAACTAAGCCGGTGAGGATAGCAGGCTTCATATTGGGAAGTATTACACGAAAAAGTGTATTTATTTTAGACTTTCCAAGGGTGTATGATGCTTCAATAAGACTCTTATTTATAGATTTGAAGCCTGACAATAACGGATGAACCATAAAGGGGAAGCTAAATATCACAGAAGCTATCACTACCCCTTCAAAATGAAACGCAAGCTGATGCCCAAAACTTTTCTCCCATAATCTTCCTAAAAAACCATTTTTTGACATTATCAAAAGGAGGTAAAAACCTAAGACAGAAGGTGGTAAAACCAGAGGTAGAGCTACTAAAGCCTCAATAAACGACTTAAGTCTAATCTTAGAAAATGATAGAAGGTATGCCAGTGGTAACCCAAAAATAAAGAGGATAACCGTTGTTGTAAAAGCAAGTTTTAATGTAAGATAAAATGGAGTGTAGTCTATCTGCTTTAAAATCTCAAACATTTTAAACCTCTAATAAGATATTTGTAGGTTTTATGTAAACATAAATCTCATCTTTTAATTTTAAATCAAAAGTTTCAAACTCTTTTCTTGTGACCAAAACAGAAAAAAGATAATTATTCGATTCCATCAAAAGTTTTACAAATATATCCCCCAGAAGTATCTCTTTAATCACTGACCTAAAAGAGTTAAACTTATAAACCTCATTCTTAGAAATAAAAAAATTGGTTTCCTTAAACATTAGCTTAACCTTATTTTCTTTTTTTAGATAGCTTGCTGTTTGGGGGTTTTCAAGTATAACACAACAAAATTCCCCCACTTCTGTGCTAACATTAACGGATGATATGGTATCCACAGACTTGAAATCAGTTATAACTCCGCCTAAGCTATTCATCTTCCCTCCTGAATTATTAATTTTTCTTATTTATATACAGCATCTTAAGTGACGAAATTGTAAGTACTACCCCCAACATTACCCTTAACCCATGACTTGAAAACTGCTTTAAGAAAAAACTCCCAAGTAAAGACCCTAATATTGAACCGATAACCATCAAGAATATGAAGTTCTTTTCCTCTGAAATGACCTTTGAAAACCCTTTCTTGTTATACTTATAAATACCCATAATTATTGTAGGTAGGCTTATCATAAGACTAACACTCCCAGCTATTTTTATATCTACATTGTAAATAAATAAAAGTGTTGGTATAATCAACTCTCCCCCAGCCACCCCAAGCATACTACTAAACACTCCTATAAAAACACCTAAAACAAATCCAAGAGGGATTCTAACAATATTTTGTAGATTTAAGATATAACCATTTTCATATACAAGATCATGAAAAAAAAGTATAAGGGCAACAAATATCAAAAAAATCGCAACAATCTTTTTAAGTAATGCCTGGTTTACTGACGTAGCAAAATGTACCCCAACATAAGAACCGATAAGTGATCCCATAAGAATATTTAAAGCTATTAAAATGTAAGAAAATACAAGATCAAAAGGCACTATAAAACCTCTAAATATGAAGGAAAATAAAACTGTAAAAAAACTCACCGTGAGATTAATGACGATACCCGGTAGTATTGCAAATTTAAAGATGTAAATCAAAACAGGAATTCTAAACTCTGCACCACCCAATCCCATTAATCCCCCCAAATTACCAACTAAAAATCCCGTCAAAATGCTTAAGAAATTTCTCATCTCATACCTTTTCTATCTTCACTTTGATGTCCAGAGGTTTGGACCAATAGAGAGATGATGTCACTATTATATCAGCTCCTGTTTTGGAGAATTGCCTAACATTCTCCATATTTATCCCTCCGGCGACTGCTATCAAAGTTTTTGATTTAATGCTATTTCTATACCTTACTATTTTTTCTATATCTTCAATACTCCACTTATCAAGCTGTACAAAATCAAAACCTTTTTCTACACATTCGTAGGCCTCTTCCTCTGTCTCCACTTCTATTCCAATAGATTTACCACCTGATTTTCTCTTTATTTGTTCAACGTTATTTACAACCTCTTTATAATCTTTGAAAACAAGATGCTCTTTAAATATCAGAATCGTATCAGAGATGGATACTCTATGTGGAACTGCTCCACCAACTAATATCGATTTCATTACAAGCTTTTTTGTAAAAGGCATAAACTTTCTGGTGGTAGAGACTGTTATATATGGATTGACTTCTCTTGCTTTTCTAACAAACTCATATGTTTTTGTGGCTATTCCGCTCATATACTCCAGAATGTTAACAGATATCTTCCATACTTTATGTATTCCAGTTACATCCCCTATACCTATAAAAATATCTTCCCCTTTTTGTCCAAACTCACCACTTCTTTTTTTGTATAGGACTTTTAATCCAAACTTATTGAAGATCTGTTCCACCTCCTCAGTTCCACATATAATACCATTTTCCCTGCAGATAAAAGATATTTTCCCCTCCCCCTCAAGAGATAGAACCATCGATGTCATATCCAATAGGGGGATATCTTCGTTGATTATGTAGTCTAACTCGAAACCTGTTAAATCTATCATTATTTCTCCCCAGGTAAAACAAATCCATATTTTACAAATATCTTTCTAACATCTGGGGTTTGGATAAAATCGTAGAATCTTTTTGCAGTCGCATACTTTTCCGAATCTTTAGCAGCATTTTTTAATATAGTATATCCCTGCCTGATTTCATTATGACATTCTGCGGGTAACAGATAAAACTCCCCCTGTTCCTGTAACTTCTTCCCGAGTGAAATCGACAAAGCCAGAAAACCTATATCTGCAGCACCTGTTTGAACAAATTGTGCTGTATGACTTATGTTTTCACCCAGAACCAATTTTGATTTTATTTTATCAAAATACCCATAATATTCGAGACACTCTTTAGCAGCAACACCATATGGAGCATGTTCCCAGTTTGCAATTGCAATTTTCTGTATTCTTGTATCACTTACAATTTCAATACCCTTTGATATGTTTAATTTTGAATCTTTTCTTTTCCATATTACTATCCGACCAATGGCATAAGGCTTTATTTCAGAAATAGCTATCCCTTGCTGCTTTAACTTTTCAACATACTCCATATCTGCAGAAAGTACTATATCATAAGGTGCCCCATTTACGATCTGTGTATATCCCTTCCCTGATGACCCGAAAACCATCTTTACCTTATCTTTGGGATATTTTTCTGAGTATAGTTTACCGATCTCTTCCATGGCATATACAAGATCAGCTGCATTGTAAACCACAATTTCTCCAGCAAATATTAATTTAGAAACAAAAATTATTAAAACGGACAGAAATACAATCTTTTTCATACTTCACCCCTACCGTTATTTTCTATAAAATATAGCGGTATTCAAAAAAAGTCAATAAAAAAAGGGGCATACGCCCCTTAAAAATTATTAGCCTTTGGTAAACTTATACTTTTCAGTTTGTAAATATCCGGAACCTGTCCCGGCAGGTATCAATCTACCCATGATTACATTTTCTTTTAGTCCCCTTAAAAAGTCTATCTTACCAAGACACGCCGCATCGGTAAGAACCCTTGTGGTCTCCTGGAAACTTGCCGCAGAGATAAAACTTTCTGTATTCAAAGCAGCCTTTGTGATCCCCTGGAGTATAACTCTACCCTTTGGAGGCACAAGCCCCTGAGAAATAAGCTCTTGTTGTGTCTTGAGAAACTCATGCTTATATACCTCTTCATTGGGCATGTAATCGGAATCACCTGGATCCTCAATCACAACTTTCTTAAGCATCTGCCTTACTATTACCTCAATATGTTTGTCATTAATCGTAACACCCTGCTTTCTGTACACGGTTTGTATTTCATTAACGAGATATTTTTGCAATTCATCTTCACCAAGAATAGCAAGTATATCGTGAGGATTCACCAAACCATCCACTATCTGCTCACCAGCTTTTATTCTATCACCATTTCTCACATTTATAAACTTTTGAACAGATATATTGTATGTCTTCTTGTCTCCCGTTTCAGGGTTTTCAATAATAACCTTTCTTGTCCCTTTTGATATCCCTTCAATCTTCACAATACCGTCTATCTCAGCAATAATAGCAGACTCTTTTGGTTTTCTTGCTTCAAAAAGCTCTGACACTCTTGGAAGACCGACTGTGATATCCTTTGTTTTCATGGTTTCCTTAGGTATTTTGGCAATAACATCACCGGGAAGTACAACAGATCCCTCTTCGCAGTTTATAATTGCACCAACCGGTAAAATGTATCTGTGGATTGTCTTATTGTTTGCATCTTTAATAGATATCCGTGGTTGCCTTTTTTCCCTTGTATTACTTATTATGATCTTCTGTGCAACACCTGTTACAGGGTCAACTTCTTCCTTGAGCGTCTCACCTTCGATGATATCTCCAAATGCAACTCTACCTTCAAATTCAGTAAGTATTACAGATACGTATGGATCCCATTCCGCCAGCATAGTCCCCTGTTTAATCTCTTCACCTTCTGATACATTAAGCCTTGTTCCGTAAGTAACAACAAATTTCTCCAATACTCTCCCTGTTTTATCAACAATCTGCAGTACTCCGTTTCTATTCATGACAACATTCTGGCCAAACCTATTTTTAATAACCTTCACATCCACAAGCTGAACAGTTCCACCAAATTTAGAATGTATGTTGGAAGCCTCTGTGGTTGTTGAAGCTGCGCCACCTATATGGAATGTTCTCATGGTAAGCTGAGTACCCGGCTCACCAATCGACTGGGCAGCAATTATACCCACCGCCTCTCCAATCTCCACCTCACGTTTTGTGGCCAAATCCATACCATAGCAGTATTTGCAGACGCCATGCTCAAGCTCACACGTTAAAACGCTTCTAATTTTTATTCTGTCAATTCCAGATTCCTCGATAATTTTAACAATTTTATCATCAATAAGAGTATTAGCAGGGATTATCACATCATCTGTCACAGGATCGTAAACATCTTCAAGTGTATATCTACCATATACCCTCTCACCCAATGGTTCTATTATCTCACTTCCTTCCATAAGTGCTGTCATCTCGATACCTTTAATGGTACCGCAGTCCTCTTCCAGAATAATCACATCTTGAGATACATCCACAAGTCTTCTTGTAAGATAACCAGCATTGGCAGTCTTAAGAGCTGTATCCGCAAGACCTTTCCTTGCACCGTGGGTTGAGTTGAAATACTCAGAAACTGTCAGTCCCTCTCTGAAGTTTGAAATGATGGGGGTTTCAATAATCTCACCCGATGGTTTTGCCATAAGACCTCTCATACCTGCAAGCTGGCTTATCTGATTTTTACTACCCCTTGCACCGGAGTGTGCCATAACGTAAATCGGGTTGTAGAATCTTTTCCTTTTTTCAGTTTGAGATTTATCTCCACCCTGTTCTTCAATAGTTTTCATAAGATATGATGCTATTTTATCATTTGTGGCAGACCAGATCTCTATTATCTGGTTGTATCTTTCACCAGGGGTTAAAGCACCATCCTTATAACTTTCTTCTATTTTCAAAACCTGCTCCATCGCAGCATCTATAAGTTCTTGTTTCTCTTTTGGAATAATGAGATCATCAATACAGATGGAAAATCCAGCCATAGTTGAATACTTGAAGCCTAAGTCTTTAAGATTGTCAAGGAACTTGGCAGTTTCATAGTTACCCAACTTGTTGTATATTTCTTCCACCATCTTTGTGATTTTTTTCTTTTCCAGAACATCATTTATAACATCAAAAGGGATCCCCTCAGGAACGATCTGATAGAGTATTACTCTACCTGTGGTCGTATCATATAATTTCCCATTAGTTCTTACTTTGATAAATGCATTTATATCCACCACACCCTGGTCATAAGCAATAATAACCTCTTCCTGAGAGCTGAATATCATCCCCTGACCTTTGGCGTTCTTTACGCCACGGCTTAAATAGTATATACCAAGTACCATATCCTGAGTAGGTACAGCCAGAGGTTTCCCACTTGCAGGAGAAAGTATATTGTATGGAGCCAGCATAAGCACCTTTGCTTCCAGCTGGGCATCAATAGAAAGGGGTACATGCACCGCCATCTGGTCACCGTCAAAGTCAGCGTTGAAGGCAGGACATACCAGTGGGTGTAGCTGTATAGCCTTACCTTCCACAAGAACAGGTTCAAAGGCCTGAATACCAAGTCTATGGAGTGTTGGGGCCCTGTTTAAAAGGACGGGGTGTTCTTTAATTACTTCCTCCAATACATCCCATACCTCTTCCCTCTGCTCTTCTACCATCCTCTTAGCCTGCTTTATAGTAAGGGCAATCCCTTTCTCTTTTTCAAGCTTATAGTATATAAAAGGCTTAA is part of the Calditerrivibrio nitroreducens DSM 19672 genome and harbors:
- the modB gene encoding molybdate ABC transporter permease subunit — encoded protein: MFEILKQIDYTPFYLTLKLAFTTTVILFIFGLPLAYLLSFSKIRLKSFIEALVALPLVLPPSVLGFYLLLIMSKNGFLGRLWEKSFGHQLAFHFEGVVIASVIFSFPFMVHPLLSGFKSINKSLIEASYTLGKSKINTLFRVILPNMKPAILTGLVLSFAHTIGEFGVVLMVGGSIDGETKVVSIAIYDAVEKIDYTTAHVYAAILFAISFFTLLVVYMFNKRFETGM
- a CDS encoding sulfite exporter TauE/SafE family protein: MRNFLSILTGFLVGNLGGLMGLGGAEFRIPVLIYIFKFAILPGIVINLTVSFFTVLFSFIFRGFIVPFDLVFSYILIALNILMGSLIGSYVGVHFATSVNQALLKKIVAIFLIFVALILFFHDLVYENGYILNLQNIVRIPLGFVLGVFIGVFSSMLGVAGGELIIPTLLFIYNVDIKIAGSVSLMISLPTIIMGIYKYNKKGFSKVISEEKNFIFLMVIGSILGSLLGSFFLKQFSSHGLRVMLGVVLTISSLKMLYINKKN
- the modD gene encoding ModD protein, which codes for MIDLTGFELDYIINEDIPLLDMTSMVLSLEGEGKISFICRENGIICGTEEVEQIFNKFGLKVLYKKRSGEFGQKGEDIFIGIGDVTGIHKVWKISVNILEYMSGIATKTYEFVRKAREVNPYITVSTTRKFMPFTKKLVMKSILVGGAVPHRVSISDTILIFKEHLVFKDYKEVVNNVEQIKRKSGGKSIGIEVETEEEAYECVEKGFDFVQLDKWSIEDIEKIVRYRNSIKSKTLIAVAGGINMENVRQFSKTGADIIVTSSLYWSKPLDIKVKIEKV
- a CDS encoding ABC transporter ATP-binding protein, translating into MIEVNVRKELVGYKGNFTLDVDLKIEKGEFLTIFGKSGSGKTTVLRMIAGLLEPDEGIIRFGDKIYFDSSSGINLPPQKRSVGFVFQNYALFPNMTVYENIAYAADKGQLSKANEILKLVELYELKDRYPSSLSGGQQQRVALVRSIIRNPEILLLDEPLSALDFSIRLKLQDEVKEIHRRYGLTTILVSHDKPEVFKMSEKVVYLEDGKVRKIGTPREVFIEKNLSGKFSFFGTILDIRKSDVFNIVTVDINGNLVEVATVEDLNIGEEVIIGSKAFTPIVKRL
- the rpoC gene encoding DNA-directed RNA polymerase subunit beta', whose translation is MAKDTYNEEKSPTFFDAIKIRIASPEKIRSWSHGEVTKPETINYRTFKPERDGLFCAKIFGPVKDWECLCGKYKRMKHRGIVCEKCGVEVIQSKVRRERMGHIELATPVVHIWFFKSSPSRIGTILDMSVKDIERIVYFESYVVIDPKNVKEVNENEIISEDRYRQIIDKYGPNSIVAKMGAEAIKDLLKKIDLDIAIPELKTELKETSSEQKRLKIAKRLKVMEAFRKSGNKPEWMVLDVIPVIPPELRPLVPLDGGRFATSDLNDLYRRVINRNNRLKRLIELNAPEIIIRNEKRMLQEAVDALLDNGRRGRIIRGSNKRPLKSLSDMIKGKQGRFRQNLLGKRVDYSGRSVIVAGPHLKMHQCGIPKLMALELFKPFIYYKLEKEKGIALTIKQAKRMVEEQREEVWDVLEEVIKEHPVLLNRAPTLHRLGIQAFEPVLVEGKAIQLHPLVCPAFNADFDGDQMAVHVPLSIDAQLEAKVLMLAPYNILSPASGKPLAVPTQDMVLGIYYLSRGVKNAKGQGMIFSSQEEVIIAYDQGVVDINAFIKVRTNGKLYDTTTGRVILYQIVPEGIPFDVINDVLEKKKITKMVEEIYNKLGNYETAKFLDNLKDLGFKYSTMAGFSICIDDLIIPKEKQELIDAAMEQVLKIEESYKDGALTPGERYNQIIEIWSATNDKIASYLMKTIEEQGGDKSQTEKRKRFYNPIYVMAHSGARGSKNQISQLAGMRGLMAKPSGEIIETPIISNFREGLTVSEYFNSTHGARKGLADTALKTANAGYLTRRLVDVSQDVIILEEDCGTIKGIEMTALMEGSEIIEPLGERVYGRYTLEDVYDPVTDDVIIPANTLIDDKIVKIIEESGIDRIKIRSVLTCELEHGVCKYCYGMDLATKREVEIGEAVGIIAAQSIGEPGTQLTMRTFHIGGAASTTTEASNIHSKFGGTVQLVDVKVIKNRFGQNVVMNRNGVLQIVDKTGRVLEKFVVTYGTRLNVSEGEEIKQGTMLAEWDPYVSVILTEFEGRVAFGDIIEGETLKEEVDPVTGVAQKIIISNTREKRQPRISIKDANNKTIHRYILPVGAIINCEEGSVVLPGDVIAKIPKETMKTKDITVGLPRVSELFEARKPKESAIIAEIDGIVKIEGISKGTRKVIIENPETGDKKTYNISVQKFINVRNGDRIKAGEQIVDGLVNPHDILAILGEDELQKYLVNEIQTVYRKQGVTINDKHIEVIVRQMLKKVVIEDPGDSDYMPNEEVYKHEFLKTQQELISQGLVPPKGRVILQGITKAALNTESFISAASFQETTRVLTDAACLGKIDFLRGLKENVIMGRLIPAGTGSGYLQTEKYKFTKG
- the modA gene encoding molybdate ABC transporter substrate-binding protein; protein product: MKKIVFLSVLIIFVSKLIFAGEIVVYNAADLVYAMEEIGKLYSEKYPKDKVKMVFGSSGKGYTQIVNGAPYDIVLSADMEYVEKLKQQGIAISEIKPYAIGRIVIWKRKDSKLNISKGIEIVSDTRIQKIAIANWEHAPYGVAAKECLEYYGYFDKIKSKLVLGENISHTAQFVQTGAADIGFLALSISLGKKLQEQGEFYLLPAECHNEIRQGYTILKNAAKDSEKYATAKRFYDFIQTPDVRKIFVKYGFVLPGEK
- a CDS encoding cytochrome ubiquinol oxidase subunit I, translating into MDYPVWVSESLAGAQLIAIVAVFHVFISHFAIGMGLYVVLAERLAIKSGDQDYKLFVKKSSALILLISAILGALSGVGIWFTIALVSPVGTASLIHTFVWGWASEWVFFVLEIVAILVYYYTWGKVSDSTHQLWGWLYFIGGWMSLFIINGILTFQLTPGKFLEDHSFWSGFFNPTFWPSLLGRTGITLILAGIYATLILSFSKAEVKKVFGRFSGYFVIIGAVLTFLGMYWWVYSIPEATRSNFLGGNVILSSFFKNSIYLTVLLVVLSIITMMAIPKYMNIIFALILLIIGQAAFGYYEFTRERVRKPYVIYDIIYSNGIFKKDVEKISSESFLKHAKWANVLNSNDDIEKGKSIFNSQCRICHMPNGFNAMKPKVEGMAAEDLKGMLGDLNANPLMPPFVGNEEEKLYLAKYLEKIGQGGN